One Actinomadura viridis genomic region harbors:
- a CDS encoding Lrp/AsnC family transcriptional regulator, with protein sequence MVQAYILIQTEVGKAAEVAGEIAGIPGVTLAEDVTGPYDVIVRSEARNVDELGKLVVAQIQAVEGITRTLTCPIVHI encoded by the coding sequence ATGGTGCAGGCCTACATCCTCATCCAGACCGAAGTCGGCAAGGCCGCCGAGGTGGCCGGTGAGATCGCCGGCATTCCGGGTGTGACCCTGGCGGAGGACGTGACGGGACCCTATGACGTGATCGTCCGATCGGAGGCGCGCAATGTCGACGAGCTGGGCAAGCTCGTCGTGGCGCAGATCCAGGCGGTGGAGGGGATCACCCGTACGCTCACCTGCCCGATCGTCCACATCTGA
- a CDS encoding thiamine-phosphate kinase: MSSIGELGEFGLITRLTDRLPQGPAVELGPGDDAAVVRAPDGRVVATTDLLVEGRHFRRDWSGPYEIGCKAVAQNLADVVAMGARPTVLLVGLAVPPETPVEWAEQLYAGLAEECELAGCSVAGGDVVAAPQITLAITALGDLDGEPPLTRAGAAPGDLVAIRGRLGHSAAGLELLRSGRTAPAELIEAHRRPRPPYTAGAEARAMGATALMDVSDGLLQDLGHIAKASGVRVEVDTADVPVPRVLGRGGLRHVLTGGEDHGFAATIPSSAVPPASWTVIGRVTEGAGVLVDGGSYQGGGWDHFRE, from the coding sequence ATGAGCAGTATCGGAGAGCTGGGCGAGTTCGGGCTGATCACGCGGTTGACCGACCGGCTGCCGCAGGGACCGGCGGTGGAACTGGGGCCCGGGGACGACGCGGCGGTGGTGCGCGCGCCCGACGGGCGGGTGGTGGCCACCACGGACCTGCTCGTCGAGGGGCGCCACTTCCGCCGCGACTGGTCGGGCCCGTACGAGATCGGCTGCAAGGCCGTCGCGCAGAACCTCGCGGACGTGGTCGCCATGGGCGCCCGGCCGACCGTGCTGCTGGTCGGCCTCGCGGTGCCGCCCGAGACCCCGGTGGAGTGGGCCGAGCAGCTGTACGCGGGCCTGGCCGAGGAATGCGAGCTGGCGGGCTGCTCGGTGGCCGGCGGCGACGTCGTGGCCGCGCCGCAGATCACGCTCGCGATCACCGCGCTGGGCGACCTGGACGGCGAGCCGCCGCTGACCCGCGCCGGGGCCGCCCCCGGGGACCTGGTGGCGATCCGCGGGCGGCTGGGGCACTCCGCGGCCGGGCTGGAGCTGCTGAGGAGCGGGCGGACGGCGCCCGCCGAGCTGATCGAGGCCCATCGCCGCCCCCGCCCCCCGTACACGGCCGGAGCCGAGGCGCGGGCGATGGGCGCGACCGCGCTGATGGACGTCAGCGACGGCCTGCTCCAGGATCTGGGCCACATCGCCAAGGCGAGCGGGGTCCGCGTCGAGGTGGACACCGCGGACGTCCCGGTGCCGCGGGTGCTCGGCCGGGGTGGCCTTCGCCACGTTCTGACCGGCGGAGAGGACCATGGCTTCGCCGCCACAATTCCGTCGTCGGCCGTACCACCGGCGTCGTGGACCGTGATCGGCCGCGTGACGGAAGGTGCCGGAGTGCTGGTGGACGGCGGTTCTTACCAGGGCGGCGGCTGGGACCACTTCCGGGAGTGA
- a CDS encoding cellulose binding domain-containing protein yields the protein MGRHTRLEAAEDEVAPDGTGPSGGPSAGRSGGRADGRSRSRPLSKIPMPLLPIVALVMAVGVVSYAMSTQQISLNFAGGAPQEPETEVREGQVSQRGPGDRASRGAPRADGLVVAFRMVSRSSDGFRFTATIANRGPRSVPAWQLAFRIPDASILSVSGATVVRTGELGWVRSRTGAPALAPGRSVKVTFLARGTAGGPSSCKMNGLPCTRV from the coding sequence ATGGGACGACACACCAGGCTTGAGGCGGCCGAGGACGAGGTCGCGCCGGACGGGACCGGCCCCTCCGGCGGCCCCTCTGCCGGCCGCTCCGGCGGCCGCGCCGACGGCCGCTCCCGATCGCGACCCCTCTCGAAGATCCCGATGCCCCTGCTGCCGATCGTCGCGCTGGTGATGGCCGTCGGCGTGGTGTCCTACGCGATGAGCACCCAGCAGATCTCCCTCAACTTCGCCGGCGGCGCCCCGCAGGAGCCGGAGACGGAGGTCCGCGAGGGCCAGGTCTCCCAGCGCGGCCCCGGCGACCGCGCCAGCCGCGGCGCCCCGCGCGCCGACGGGCTGGTCGTCGCCTTCCGCATGGTGAGCCGCTCGTCCGACGGTTTCCGCTTCACCGCCACGATCGCCAACCGGGGCCCGCGGTCCGTGCCCGCGTGGCAGCTGGCCTTCCGGATCCCGGACGCCTCGATCCTCTCCGTCAGCGGCGCCACCGTGGTCCGCACCGGCGAGCTCGGCTGGGTGCGCAGCCGCACCGGCGCCCCCGCCCTCGCCCCCGGCCGGTCGGTGAAGGTGACCTTCCTGGCCCGGGGCACCGCGGGCGGCCCCTCGTCCTGCAAGATGAACGGCCTGCCCTGCACCCGCGTGTAG
- the thiD gene encoding bifunctional hydroxymethylpyrimidine kinase/phosphomethylpyrimidine kinase translates to MTRNQAQAPPLVLTVAGSDSGGGAGIQADLKTMLALGAHGMSVIAAVTAQNSLGVQGYWELPPEAVRAQLDSVLSDIGADAIKTGMLASTALVETVAAVLAEVTVPVVVDPVGVSKHGDTLLAPEALDAVRSVLLPTATVVTPNLWEVDQLTGVKVVDESGLREAAEAVKALGPRWVLIKGGHLPGEPADLLFDGEREYRFTAARHDNRHTHGTGCTLASAIASYLALGEDVPAAVGKAKEYVTGAIAAGFPLGAGIGPVDHFWRHRTS, encoded by the coding sequence ATGACGCGAAACCAGGCCCAGGCCCCGCCCCTCGTGCTCACCGTCGCGGGGTCGGATTCGGGCGGCGGCGCCGGGATCCAGGCGGACCTGAAGACCATGCTCGCGCTCGGCGCCCACGGCATGAGCGTCATCGCGGCGGTGACCGCGCAGAACTCCCTCGGCGTCCAGGGCTACTGGGAGCTGCCTCCCGAGGCCGTGCGCGCCCAGCTCGACTCGGTCCTGTCCGACATCGGCGCGGACGCGATCAAGACCGGGATGCTCGCCTCCACCGCGCTGGTCGAGACCGTCGCGGCGGTGCTCGCCGAGGTCACCGTCCCCGTCGTGGTCGACCCGGTCGGCGTGTCCAAGCACGGAGACACCCTGCTCGCCCCCGAGGCGCTGGACGCGGTCCGCTCCGTCCTGCTGCCCACCGCGACGGTCGTCACCCCCAACCTGTGGGAGGTCGACCAGCTCACCGGGGTCAAGGTGGTGGACGAGTCGGGGCTGCGCGAGGCCGCCGAGGCGGTCAAGGCGCTCGGCCCGCGCTGGGTGCTGATCAAGGGCGGGCATCTCCCCGGCGAGCCCGCCGACCTGCTCTTCGACGGCGAACGCGAGTACCGCTTCACCGCGGCCCGCCACGACAACCGGCACACCCACGGCACCGGCTGCACCCTCGCGTCCGCCATCGCCTCGTACCTGGCCCTGGGCGAGGACGTCCCGGCGGCCGTCGGCAAGGCCAAGGAGTACGTCACCGGCGCCATCGCGGCCGGCTTCCCGCTGGGCGCGGGCATCGGCCCGGTCGACCATTTCTGGCGGCACCGTACGTCCTGA
- a CDS encoding dynamin family protein — translation MDDSPEALDETWNRLLGRGAALAGEHGLDRLAWRLRGLAARNRRPACQVCFAGSFSAGKSHLINQLLGAALLDEGEGPTTRSVVSVRPGRDPDADPDPEAESEADPDPEPEPVPEVDPEAGAETATGAAGSGAGPPGARTGRVVRVDDRWLRASRLELIDTPAFDALPARGEGDHEARTLTVPGCDAVVVVVRARGGLNTQEKDLLRDLVRVHRIPHVLVVVTMLDLLSEDAVGAVLERARAVAAAIGPAVEVLPGPGGAGVVPDDLERLVALRARLAGLAAGADRRAARARQSAGVLAAACEGMLALAEEMPAARARAEPGVRLARERIEAEHRAARARWAAVRLEAEGRRARLNAGVATAGTRRWQAVMAGIERLTATHPDPAVCWRDEVEPLLLRTAAEETAAASAAIDEAFRRDAEWLRGELAAVAGPPAGPGDDGAEAGAEDGEEGGQGDRRGEAAWAGSSDPGGPAAPAGAAGTGRGRGGPPFPLRRRGLGRWLFEGGTTALDLTLSLIPPLAPATVLSPRLWERVRRDLGRDDLDRQRRRIREESRRICVDLSAAIATRAAGHVDARYDDLLSSAESWQESWWETRMALWDAAGEPPVRAERLRFEAGRLAEDVAAAARRLGATTRMGRA, via the coding sequence GTGGACGATTCGCCGGAAGCGCTGGACGAGACCTGGAACCGGCTTCTGGGGCGCGGGGCCGCCCTGGCCGGGGAGCACGGGCTGGACCGTCTCGCCTGGCGGCTCCGCGGCCTGGCGGCGCGGAACCGGCGGCCCGCCTGCCAGGTCTGCTTCGCCGGTTCCTTCTCCGCGGGCAAGTCGCACCTGATCAACCAGCTGCTCGGGGCCGCGCTGCTCGACGAGGGGGAGGGGCCCACCACCCGTTCGGTCGTGTCCGTACGGCCGGGACGCGACCCCGACGCCGACCCGGATCCGGAGGCCGAGTCCGAGGCCGACCCGGATCCCGAGCCCGAGCCGGTCCCCGAGGTGGATCCCGAGGCCGGAGCGGAAACGGCCACCGGGGCCGCCGGCTCCGGCGCGGGCCCTCCCGGTGCGAGGACGGGTCGGGTCGTACGGGTCGACGATCGCTGGCTGCGCGCCTCCCGGCTCGAACTGATCGACACCCCGGCGTTCGACGCGCTCCCCGCGCGCGGGGAGGGGGACCACGAGGCGCGGACGCTGACCGTGCCCGGCTGCGACGCCGTCGTGGTCGTCGTCCGCGCCCGGGGCGGGCTCAACACGCAGGAGAAGGACCTGCTGCGCGACCTGGTGCGGGTGCACCGGATCCCGCACGTGCTGGTCGTGGTGACCATGCTCGACCTCCTCTCCGAGGATGCCGTGGGCGCCGTCCTGGAACGGGCGCGCGCCGTGGCGGCGGCGATCGGCCCGGCCGTGGAGGTGCTGCCCGGCCCCGGCGGCGCCGGGGTCGTACCGGACGACCTGGAGCGCCTGGTCGCGCTGCGCGCGCGGCTGGCGGGCCTGGCCGCGGGCGCGGACCGCCGGGCGGCCCGGGCCCGGCAGAGCGCCGGAGTGCTGGCCGCGGCCTGTGAGGGGATGCTGGCGCTGGCGGAGGAGATGCCGGCCGCACGGGCCCGTGCGGAGCCCGGCGTCCGGCTCGCCCGGGAGCGGATCGAGGCCGAGCACCGGGCCGCCCGGGCGCGCTGGGCGGCGGTACGGCTGGAGGCGGAGGGCCGCCGGGCCCGGCTGAACGCGGGCGTCGCCACGGCGGGGACGCGGCGGTGGCAGGCCGTGATGGCCGGGATCGAACGGCTCACCGCGACGCATCCGGACCCGGCGGTGTGCTGGCGCGACGAGGTGGAGCCCCTGCTGCTGCGCACCGCGGCGGAGGAGACCGCCGCGGCCTCCGCGGCGATCGACGAGGCGTTCCGGCGGGACGCCGAATGGCTCCGCGGCGAACTGGCCGCCGTCGCGGGCCCGCCCGCCGGGCCCGGGGACGACGGCGCAGAGGCCGGCGCGGAGGACGGAGAAGAGGGCGGGCAAGGGGACCGGCGAGGCGAAGCGGCCTGGGCCGGCTCCTCTGACCCGGGAGGTCCCGCGGCTCCAGCCGGCGCGGCGGGCACGGGCCGCGGACGGGGCGGGCCCCCGTTCCCCCTTCGCCGCCGCGGCCTGGGCCGGTGGCTCTTCGAGGGCGGGACCACGGCCCTGGACCTCACCCTCTCCCTCATCCCGCCGCTGGCCCCCGCCACCGTTCTCTCGCCGCGCCTGTGGGAGCGCGTACGCCGCGACCTGGGCCGCGACGACCTGGACCGGCAGCGGCGGCGGATCCGGGAGGAGTCGCGCCGGATCTGCGTCGACCTGTCGGCCGCCATCGCGACGCGGGCGGCCGGGCACGTGGACGCCCGGTACGACGACCTGCTGTCCTCCGCAGAGAGCTGGCAGGAGAGCTGGTGGGAGACGCGCATGGCGCTGTGGGACGCGGCCGGTGAACCGCCGGTGCGGGCCGAGCGTCTGAGGTTCGAGGCCGGGCGGCTCGCCGAGGACGTGGCCGCCGCCGCCCGGCGCCTGGGGGCGACGACACGGATGGGACGGGCATGA